In Flavobacterium sp. GSB-24, the genomic window TATGAAAAAGTAATGCGTTCCGCTACAGAAGCTTTTAAAACTTTTAGATTAATTCCTGCGCCGCAGCGTGGTGAAATTGTGCGTCAGTTAGGGGAAAAATTGCGACAAAACAAAGAAGCTCTTGGAAAATTGGTTTCTTACGAAATGGGAAAATCATTGCAGGAAGGTCTTGGGGAAGTTCAAGAAATGATCGATATATGCGATTTTGCAGTTGGATTATCTCGTCAGCTTCACGGATTAACAATGCATTCTGAAAGACCAGGGCACCGTATGTATGAGCAATATCATTCACTTGGAGTTGTCGGAATTATTTCGGCATTCAACTTTCCTGTGGCGGTTTGGTCCTGGAATACGGCTCTGGCTTGGATTTCGGGTGATGTCTGTGTTTGGAAACCTTCTGAAAAAACTCCACTTTGCGGAATTGCCTGCCAAAATATTATTGCTCAAGTTATTAAAGAAAATAATCTTCCAGAAGGAATTTCATGTTTACTAACTGGAGATTACACTATAGGGGAGTTATTGACAAAAGACACTCGTATTCCATTAATTTCTGCTACTGGTTCTACAAGAATGGGGAAGATTGTAGCCCAAGCTGTTGCAGGAAGATTAGGTAAATCTTTATTAGAATTAGGCGGAAATAATGCCATTATAGTTACTCCAGATGCAGACATAAAAATGACTGTAATTGGAGCTGTTTTTGGAGCTGTGGGAACTGCAGGACAGCGTTGTACTTCAACTCGAAGATTGATTATTCACGAAAATATTTATGATAAAGTAAAAGATGCGTTAGTAGCTGCTTATAAACAATTAAGAATCGGAAATCCTCTTGACGAAAACAATCATGTTGGACCTTTAATTGATATGCACGCTGTGGAATTATACGCAGCAGCTTTAAATAGAGTAGTGGCCGAAGGTGGAAAAATTATAGTTGAAGGAGGAGTGCTTTCTGGAGAAGGTTACGAAAGTGGATGCTATGTAAAACCTGCAATTGCAGAAGCAGAAAATTCATTTGAAATTGTACAGCACGAAACTTTTGCCCCTGTTTTATATTTGATTAAATATTCTGGAGAAGTAGATAATGCAATTGAAATTCAAAATGGTGTTGCTCAAGGATTATCATCAGCAATTATGACGAATAATTTGCGTGAAGCCGAAAGATTTTTGTCTGTTACAGGTTCTGACTGTGGAATTGCAAATGTAAATATCGGAACTTCAGGAGCAGAGATTGGCGGTGCTTTTGGCGGTGAAAAAGAAACTGGAGGCGGACGCGAATCGGGTTCTGATGCTTGGAAAATCTACATGAGACGCCAGACGAATACAATTAATTATACTACAAATCTTCCTTTGG contains:
- a CDS encoding aldehyde dehydrogenase family protein, with the protein product MTTIASQFGMNEALEKLGIKLVNEGTSTGTENFASGEVLDSFSPVDGKLIASVKTSTLEDYEKVMRSATEAFKTFRLIPAPQRGEIVRQLGEKLRQNKEALGKLVSYEMGKSLQEGLGEVQEMIDICDFAVGLSRQLHGLTMHSERPGHRMYEQYHSLGVVGIISAFNFPVAVWSWNTALAWISGDVCVWKPSEKTPLCGIACQNIIAQVIKENNLPEGISCLLTGDYTIGELLTKDTRIPLISATGSTRMGKIVAQAVAGRLGKSLLELGGNNAIIVTPDADIKMTVIGAVFGAVGTAGQRCTSTRRLIIHENIYDKVKDALVAAYKQLRIGNPLDENNHVGPLIDMHAVELYAAALNRVVAEGGKIIVEGGVLSGEGYESGCYVKPAIAEAENSFEIVQHETFAPVLYLIKYSGEVDNAIEIQNGVAQGLSSAIMTNNLREAERFLSVTGSDCGIANVNIGTSGAEIGGAFGGEKETGGGRESGSDAWKIYMRRQTNTINYTTNLPLAQGIKFDL